CCGCAGGGTGTTGGTGCTGTAGCGCGCGTCCTGCACCAGCTCCGGCACTCCCAGCACCTCGCACAGCCGGGACCACAGGCGCTCGTTGTTGGCGCCCACCGTCAGGTAGCCGTCGCTGGCCCGGAACGCCTGGTACGGGGCGGACATCCGGTTCGCCGACCCCAGCGCCGCCGGCGCCTCGCCGGTCGCCCAGTACTCGGTGGACTCCCACACCGACAGCGCCAGCGCGGACTCGAACAGCGACACCTCCAGGTACTGCCCCTCCCCGGTGGCCAGCCGGGCCACGTAGGCGGTGAGGATGCCGAAGGCGGTGAACATGCCCGCCCCCAGGTCGGCCACCGGCAGCCCGCACTTGACCGGGTCGCCGCCGGGCTCGCCGGTGATGCTCATCACCCCCGACATGCCCTGGGCGATCAGGTCGTACCCGGGGCGACGGGCGTACGGACCGGTCTGGCCGAAGCCGGAGATGCTGGCGTAGATCAGCGCCGGGTTGTGCTGCTTGAGGGTCTCGTAGTCGATGCCCAGCCGCGTCGTGACGCCCGGCCGGAAGTTCTCCACCACCACGTCGGCCTCGCCCACCATGGCGTAGAACCGCTCCCGCTGTGCCTCGTCCTTCAGGTCCAGCCGGACGCTGCGCTTGTTGCGGTTGAGGGCCAGGAAGGCCCGGGAGTCCTCCCCCCGGACGGCGTAGCCCCAGGAGGTGCGGGTCTGGTCCCCGCCGTCGGGGTTCTCGATCTTGACGACGTCGGCGCCCATGTCGGCCAGCATCATCGTGCAGTACGGGCCGGACATCACCTGGGTCAGGTCGAGCACCCGCATGCCGCTCAGGGCGCCGTCGGGCAGGTCGGACAAGGTCATTCGGGCTCTCCTCGCGAAGGGGTTCGGTCCGGGCGGGCGGACGGTCGGGCCGCCCGCCCGGACGTCGACGGTGGGCTCAGCCGAGGCTGGCGTTGGTCTCGGTGAAGAAGGCGTCGACCGCCTCTTCCAGGGTCAGCCGTCCGAACGCGACCTCGTTGTAGTTGCGCGTGAAGGCCTGCTGGAACACCGCGTTGAAGCCGGGCGGGTAGTTCACCTTGGGCGGGTTGTCCTCGCTGATGGCCCGGTA
The sequence above is a segment of the Auraticoccus monumenti genome. Coding sequences within it:
- a CDS encoding CaiB/BaiF CoA transferase family protein, coding for MTLSDLPDGALSGMRVLDLTQVMSGPYCTMMLADMGADVVKIENPDGGDQTRTSWGYAVRGEDSRAFLALNRNKRSVRLDLKDEAQRERFYAMVGEADVVVENFRPGVTTRLGIDYETLKQHNPALIYASISGFGQTGPYARRPGYDLIAQGMSGVMSITGEPGGDPVKCGLPVADLGAGMFTAFGILTAYVARLATGEGQYLEVSLFESALALSVWESTEYWATGEAPAALGSANRMSAPYQAFRASDGYLTVGANNERLWSRLCEVLGVPELVQDARYSTNTLRMRHRDELVAELTPLFSSRTVDEWVEALLEIGVPAGPIRDYSYVLDSDPHVAERGAVTSYEHPVEGTVKVLASPVRLSGTPATVRRPAPLLGEHDDLLAAAGAGTGSLAEGAVRG